One window of the Cotesia glomerata isolate CgM1 linkage group LG10, MPM_Cglom_v2.3, whole genome shotgun sequence genome contains the following:
- the LOC123272796 gene encoding uncharacterized protein LOC123272796, translated as MKLVKFFVGCNLLFSIVESIPFKEFFKSLNPNYHLPCRKTLSNTLLNKLHSKISSEHTKINQSEGVIVIDGWKNSVANTKNVVCIIHTANEPSFFLNSWDFTLLSEDTQQLTKVIEEAVEIAKTNYNKTIYAVVSDNAPVMTAMGKAVNLWHAGCSSHHGNLLAKDLIDKSFAESINTILRTFKASNLEREIIENGGTKIKLACKTRWCSYRDAFRCCLKNLDIMKKIISNKLNNPSFTKSKKQEKEKLITLNDQIFDDSLITKLQNFIVLSDPVCSLINKCQQSNFTLPDAAEEWMKLNVPTENEKIQEIVQKRIDKVLTGILLAVIYCIQIIKENSFVIPINIILKLLNL; from the coding sequence ATGAAActtgtgaaatttttcgtaGGATGCAATCTTCTGTTTAGTATTGTTGAATCAATTCCGTTTAAAGAGTTTTTTAAGTCGTTAAATCCGAACTATCATCTGCCATGCAGAAAAACTCTCTCCAATacgttgttaaataaattacacagcaaaatttcaagtgaacacacaaaaattaatcagtcaGAAGGAGTAATAGTGATAGATGGTTGGAAAAATTCGGTTGCAAATACTAAAAATGTTGTATGTATTATTCATACAGCAAATGaaccaagtttttttttaaactcttgGGATTTCACATTGTTATCTGAAGATACACAACAATTAACTAAAGTTATTGAAGAAGCTGTCGAAATAGCcaaaacaaattataataaaaccaTTTATGCCGTAGTTTCTGATAACGCTCCAGTTATGACAGCAATGGGTAAAGCTGTAAATTTATGGCATGCAGGATGCAGCAGTCATCATGGAAATTTACTTGCCAAGGACCTTATTGATAAATCATTTGCAGAATCTATAAATACCATTTTACGTACATTCAAAGCTTCTAATTTAGAACGAGAGATAATAGAAAACGGaggaacaaaaattaaattggctTGCAAAACTCGTTGGTGCAGTTATCGTGATGCGTTTCGGtgttgcttaaaaaatttagatataatgaaaaaaattatcagtaataaattaaacaatccgtcttttacaaaatcaaaaaaacaagagaaagaaaaattaattactttgaaTGATCAGATTTTCGATGAttctttaataacaaaattacaaaatttcatcGTTTTATCTGATCCAGTttgttcattaattaataaatgtcaaCAGTCAAATTTTACTTTACCTGATGCAGCTGAAGAGTGGATGAAATTAAACGTTCCAACTgagaatgaaaaaattcaagaaattgtCCAAAAACGCATTGACAAAGTATTGACTGGAATTTTATTAGCAGTGATTTATTGCATCCAGATTATCAAGGAAAACAGTTTCGTCATAccgataaatattattctcaagctattgaatttataa